Part of the Pseudomonas abietaniphila genome is shown below.
AGGTGCGTCTCGATCACTTGCAGCACAGCGTGAGCGCGGTCGATGGTGTCCTTAGGGTCGAAACCCGCACCGAATACGGTGATCAGACGTGCGCGGGCCGGGCCGTTGTTGATCTGTCCAGCCGCGACCGCCAGCCAGCGTTGCACTTCTGCGGCACCGGCAGGATCAGCGGGTAACCATTTACCCGACGTGTCGTACTTTTTCGCCAGATACACCAGGATCGCAGTGGAATCGGCGATGATCGTGCCGTTGTCGTCAATGACCGGTACTTGGCCGAAGGCATTGATCGCCAGGTATTCCGGTGTCTTGTGCGCGCCTTTGGCCAGATCCACGAACTCGATCTGAGGGTCGAGCCCCAGCAGCGACAGCATCAACTGGGCACGATGAGAGTGGCCGGAC
Proteins encoded:
- a CDS encoding glutathione S-transferase family protein — its product is MNAIKLYHFPLSGHSHRAQLMLSLLGLDPQIEFVDLAKGAHKTPEYLAINAFGQVPVIDDNGTIIADSTAILVYLAKKYDTSGKWLPADPAGAAEVQRWLAVAAGQINNGPARARLITVFGAGFDPKDTIDRAHAVLQVIETHLNGREYLAADHPTIADVAGYSYIAHAPEGNVSLQAYPNVRAWLARIEGLNGFVPMPRTKAGLVV